In a single window of the Streptomyces cinnabarinus genome:
- a CDS encoding Crp/Fnr family transcriptional regulator encodes MCGALAAAGPWWPVAQFLAPLWGVGVRVRSFLGELSPGARSALVSGGESVSFPRGSLLISEGAVDSDVFVLLSSYVKVTASLADGGWTLVAVRMSGDLVGELAGMSGAPRSASVIACGSEPVTALRMSWAEFEQIKSEHPEVLARLQESVSRKLAAATRRRVDYRRRSPTVRLARVLVEMADDFGQSVRGREVILPMDLKHLEWGELIGVSESTAYRALRELRDLVDAHHRRVIVTDLTGLRAVADRE; translated from the coding sequence GTGTGTGGTGCGTTGGCGGCCGCGGGTCCGTGGTGGCCGGTCGCGCAGTTCCTCGCGCCCCTTTGGGGAGTTGGGGTGCGGGTTCGTAGTTTCCTCGGGGAGTTGAGTCCTGGGGCTCGGAGTGCACTTGTCTCCGGAGGGGAGTCTGTTTCCTTCCCCCGCGGCTCTCTGCTCATCTCTGAAGGTGCTGTCGATTCCGATGTCTTCGTGCTGCTCTCCTCCTATGTGAAGGTGACCGCTTCGCTGGCCGACGGAGGGTGGACCCTGGTTGCCGTTCGGATGTCCGGGGACCTCGTCGGGGAGCTGGCCGGGATGAGCGGGGCTCCTCGCAGTGCCTCCGTCATTGCCTGCGGGAGTGAACCCGTCACCGCGCTTCGGATGTCATGGGCGGAATTCGAACAGATCAAGTCCGAACACCCCGAGGTGCTGGCGCGGTTGCAGGAGTCCGTGAGCCGGAAACTGGCCGCGGCCACCCGGCGGCGGGTCGACTACCGTCGGCGCAGTCCCACTGTCCGGCTTGCCCGGGTTCTGGTGGAGATGGCCGATGACTTCGGGCAATCGGTGCGCGGACGGGAGGTAATCCTTCCGATGGACCTCAAGCACCTGGAGTGGGGTGAGCTGATCGGGGTCTCGGAGAGCACCGCGTACCGCGCTCTGCGGGAGCTGCGTGATCTCGTGGACGCTCATCACCGGCGCGTCATCGTCACGGATCTGACGGGGCTTCGGGCCGTGGCCGACCGCGAGTGA
- a CDS encoding endonuclease/exonuclease/phosphatase family protein, giving the protein MPSKSSTRLAALTVAAVCSAASTIALTTPAHADSVRVHDIQGTTRISPYAGKQVTDVTGIVTALRTYGSSRGFWIQDPDADADPATSEGVFVFTSSTPKGVAVGDLVKVSGTVTEYVPGGTSSGNQALTEITKPVTTVVSSGNAVPAATVIDAKSVPSAYVPAGDSAAGNSVNGLTLQPSKYALDLYESLEGMNVQVSDTRVVGATDPYTELWVTVKPWENRSWRGATVYGSYESQNTGRLQIQSLGAVADFPKANVGDTLTGTTAGPLDYNQFGGYTLIASQLGTLKSAGLKRETTEKQRNGELAVATYNVENLDPSDATFEEHAAAIVNNLQSPDIVSLEEIQDNNGATNDGTVAADQTVQKLIDAITAAGGPAYDWRSVDPANNTDGGEPGGNIRQVFLFNPERVSFMDRAGGDATTAVGVTEVDDKAALTVSPGRIDPTNTAFTSSRKPLVGEFVFRGRTVFVIANHFNSKGGDHSLTSQYQPVARSSETQRHQQATLVNSFVKDILDTQKNARVVTLGDINDFEFSETTRILESDGALWSAVKSLPKNERYSYVYQGNAQVLDQILVSPSIRRGCDLEFDSVHINAEFNDQISDHDPQVLRFRP; this is encoded by the coding sequence TTGCCGAGCAAGTCGTCCACGCGCCTCGCCGCGCTGACCGTCGCCGCTGTCTGTTCCGCGGCGTCCACCATCGCCCTGACCACGCCCGCGCACGCCGACTCGGTGCGCGTCCATGACATCCAGGGCACCACCCGCATATCCCCGTACGCCGGAAAGCAGGTCACCGATGTGACCGGCATCGTCACCGCGCTGCGCACCTACGGCTCGTCCCGCGGCTTCTGGATCCAGGACCCGGACGCGGACGCCGACCCGGCCACCAGCGAGGGCGTCTTCGTCTTCACCAGCTCCACGCCGAAGGGCGTGGCGGTCGGCGACCTGGTGAAGGTCTCCGGCACGGTCACGGAGTACGTCCCCGGCGGCACCTCCTCCGGCAACCAGGCGCTGACCGAGATCACCAAGCCGGTGACCACCGTGGTCTCCAGCGGCAACGCCGTTCCGGCCGCGACGGTCATCGACGCCAAGTCGGTGCCGAGCGCCTATGTCCCGGCGGGTGACAGCGCCGCGGGCAACTCGGTCAACGGCCTGACGCTCCAGCCGTCGAAGTACGCCCTGGACCTGTACGAGTCCCTGGAGGGCATGAACGTCCAGGTCTCCGACACCCGGGTGGTCGGCGCCACCGACCCGTACACCGAGCTGTGGGTCACGGTGAAGCCGTGGGAGAACCGCAGCTGGCGCGGCGCCACGGTCTACGGCTCCTACGAGTCGCAGAACACCGGCCGGCTCCAGATCCAGTCGCTGGGCGCGGTCGCCGACTTCCCGAAGGCGAACGTCGGTGACACCCTCACCGGCACCACCGCCGGCCCGCTGGACTACAACCAGTTCGGCGGCTACACGCTGATCGCCAGTCAGCTCGGCACCCTGAAGAGCGCCGGGCTGAAGCGGGAGACCACGGAGAAGCAGCGGAACGGCGAGCTGGCGGTCGCGACGTACAACGTCGAGAACCTCGACCCGTCCGACGCCACGTTCGAGGAGCACGCCGCCGCGATCGTGAACAACCTCCAGTCGCCCGACATCGTGTCCCTGGAGGAGATCCAGGACAACAACGGCGCGACGAACGACGGCACGGTGGCCGCGGACCAGACGGTCCAGAAGCTGATCGACGCGATCACCGCCGCGGGTGGCCCGGCGTACGACTGGCGTTCGGTGGACCCGGCGAACAACACCGACGGCGGCGAGCCGGGCGGCAACATCCGCCAGGTGTTCCTGTTCAACCCGGAGCGGGTCTCCTTCATGGACCGCGCGGGCGGCGACGCCACGACGGCCGTCGGGGTCACCGAGGTGGACGACAAGGCCGCGCTGACGGTCTCCCCGGGCCGTATCGACCCGACGAACACGGCGTTCACCAGCAGCCGCAAGCCGCTGGTGGGCGAGTTCGTCTTCCGGGGCCGCACGGTCTTCGTGATCGCCAACCACTTCAACTCCAAGGGTGGCGACCACAGTCTGACCTCGCAGTACCAGCCGGTGGCGCGCAGCTCGGAGACCCAGCGGCACCAGCAGGCGACCCTGGTGAACTCCTTCGTCAAGGACATCCTCGACACCCAGAAGAACGCGCGTGTCGTCACGCTCGGCGACATCAACGACTTCGAGTTCTCCGAGACCACCAGGATCCTGGAGAGCGACGGCGCCCTGTGGTCGGCGGTGAAGTCGCTGCCGAAGAACGAGCGTTACTCGTACGTCTACCAGGGCAACGCCCAGGTCCTGGACCAGATCCTGGTCAGCCCGTCGATCCGGCGCGGCTGTGACCTGGAGTTCGACAGCGTGCACATCAACGCGGAGTTCAACGACCAGATCAGCGACCACGACCCGCAAGTCCTGCGCTTCAGGCCGTAA
- a CDS encoding SRPBCC domain-containing protein, with amino-acid sequence MPKEFEIAREFEVDATPQEVFEAVTAGTGGYLWPMEPPEPRVGGKGPFGSKVTAWDPPHRYTNLVENVEGISEQTRNQLDYTIEPRDEGKRAWVRYVHSGIFVDDWDNQYDGAAKHTDFYLHTLREYLTHFAPRPAAFATFDGPEASKAPDALDVVARALGVGAEAGARVRVHGPDDFDAVVDFRNPYFIGLRTDRSLTRIFGRNHWGHPVGISLHDFAPDAGSSIAECEAEWQGWLNKVFSQP; translated from the coding sequence ATGCCCAAGGAATTCGAGATCGCCCGGGAATTCGAGGTCGACGCCACGCCTCAGGAGGTCTTCGAGGCGGTCACCGCCGGGACCGGAGGGTATCTGTGGCCCATGGAGCCGCCGGAGCCCCGCGTCGGAGGCAAGGGGCCCTTCGGGTCCAAGGTCACCGCCTGGGATCCCCCGCACCGCTACACCAACCTCGTGGAGAACGTCGAGGGCATCTCCGAGCAGACCCGTAACCAGCTCGACTACACCATCGAGCCGCGCGACGAGGGCAAGCGGGCCTGGGTGCGGTACGTGCACAGCGGGATCTTCGTCGACGACTGGGACAACCAGTACGACGGCGCCGCCAAGCACACCGACTTCTATCTGCACACCCTGCGCGAGTACCTCACCCACTTCGCGCCCCGCCCGGCCGCCTTTGCCACCTTCGACGGACCCGAGGCGTCCAAGGCCCCGGACGCCCTCGACGTCGTGGCGCGGGCCCTCGGTGTCGGCGCCGAGGCGGGCGCGCGGGTACGGGTGCACGGGCCCGACGACTTCGACGCCGTCGTGGACTTCCGCAACCCCTACTTCATCGGGCTGCGCACCGACCGGAGCCTCACCCGCATCTTCGGGCGCAACCACTGGGGCCACCCGGTCGGCATCTCCCTGCACGACTTCGCGCCGGACGCGGGCAGCAGCATCGCGGAGTGCGAGGCCGAATGGCAGGGCTGGCTGAACAAGGTGTTCAGCCAGCCCTGA
- a CDS encoding ArsR/SmtB family transcription factor, with protein MLDVTVIEDPEAAAVSLDPIRARLLAELAAGPASAAMLAGQVGLPRQKVNYHLKALERHGLVELAGERRKGNVTERLMRATAASYVISPLALAAVQPDPERFRDQLSARWLLALGARLVRDVGSLITGAAKARQRLATYALDGEVRFASAAERAAFIEELTAGVTALIQKYDVPDAEGGRDHRIVVAVHPTLKKTELE; from the coding sequence ATGTTGGACGTGACCGTGATCGAGGACCCCGAGGCGGCGGCCGTCTCCCTGGACCCCATACGGGCCCGGCTGCTCGCCGAACTAGCGGCCGGCCCCGCGTCGGCGGCCATGCTGGCCGGACAGGTCGGACTGCCCCGGCAGAAGGTGAACTACCACCTGAAGGCGCTGGAGCGGCACGGCCTGGTCGAGCTGGCCGGGGAGCGCCGCAAGGGCAATGTCACCGAGCGGCTGATGCGGGCGACCGCCGCGTCGTACGTCATCTCGCCGCTCGCCCTCGCCGCCGTACAGCCCGACCCGGAGCGCTTCCGGGACCAGCTGTCGGCGCGCTGGCTGCTGGCGCTCGGCGCCCGTCTTGTGCGTGACGTCGGCTCGCTGATCACCGGTGCCGCCAAGGCGCGGCAGCGGCTGGCGACCTACGCCCTGGACGGTGAGGTGCGCTTCGCCTCGGCGGCCGAACGAGCCGCGTTCATCGAGGAGTTGACGGCCGGGGTCACCGCCCTGATCCAGAAGTACGACGTCCCGGACGCCGAGGGCGGCCGTGACCACCGGATCGTCGTCGCCGTCCATCCCACGCTCAAGAAAACCGAGTTGGAATAG
- a CDS encoding antibiotic biosynthesis monooxygenase — protein MTRRTHAHPDLTRPETGAPFFSTWRVGTPERQAAAVEAIARTWERRPWGSADVLGYHVYAGHDGTTLMHYSQWRSEQGYEAYFKTLRQERNDEIDTAVPGIERVRLDRYRLYRSKVRAAGDTRVPGLVVTVRIEFEADAAERRGTWVDTVLASLGGPAGDPGLISAHFHLSTDGSHVLNYAEWESDQAYDAAVDAPETPEWERVRTYPGIKGFTGSRYRHSLGLVP, from the coding sequence ATGACCCGCCGTACCCACGCCCACCCCGACCTCACCCGCCCCGAGACGGGCGCCCCCTTCTTCAGCACCTGGCGGGTGGGCACCCCCGAGCGGCAGGCCGCGGCCGTCGAGGCCATCGCCCGCACCTGGGAGCGCCGCCCCTGGGGCAGTGCCGATGTGCTCGGCTACCACGTCTACGCCGGCCACGACGGCACCACCTTGATGCACTACTCCCAGTGGCGGTCCGAGCAGGGCTACGAGGCCTACTTCAAGACCCTCCGGCAGGAGCGCAACGACGAGATCGACACCGCCGTGCCCGGGATCGAGCGGGTCCGGCTGGACCGGTACCGGCTCTACCGGAGCAAGGTCCGCGCCGCCGGTGACACCCGGGTGCCGGGGCTCGTCGTGACCGTGCGGATCGAGTTCGAGGCGGATGCCGCCGAGCGGCGGGGCACATGGGTGGACACCGTTCTCGCCTCGCTGGGGGGACCGGCCGGCGACCCGGGGCTGATCTCCGCCCACTTCCATCTGAGCACCGACGGCAGCCATGTCCTCAACTACGCCGAGTGGGAGAGCGATCAGGCCTACGACGCCGCCGTCGACGCCCCCGAGACACCGGAGTGGGAGCGGGTGCGGACGTACCCGGGGATCAAGGGGTTCACCGGCAGCCGGTACCGCCACAGCCTCGGGCTGGTGCCGTAA
- a CDS encoding ABC transporter permease → MSTLSLALRDSSTMLRRNLLHARRYPSLTLNLLLTPIMLLLLFVYVFGDTMSAGISGGGPDRSEYIAYLVPGLLLMTIGSTTIGTAVSVSNDMTEGIIARFRTMAIHRPSVLIGHVVGSVLQCVVSVVLVGAVAAGIGFRSTDANLIEWIAAFGLLVLFATALTWIAVGMGLISPNAEAASNNAVPLILLPLLSSAFVPLNAMPGWFQPIAEYQPFTPAIETLRGLLLGTEIGHDGWLAVAWCLGLTVLGYFWSTSKFDDDPK, encoded by the coding sequence ATGAGCACCTTGTCCCTCGCCTTGCGCGACTCCTCCACCATGCTGCGGCGCAACCTGCTGCACGCCCGGCGCTACCCCTCCCTGACGCTGAACCTGCTGCTCACACCGATCATGCTGTTGCTGCTCTTCGTCTACGTCTTCGGCGACACCATGAGCGCGGGCATCAGCGGCGGCGGCCCCGATCGCTCCGAGTACATCGCCTACCTCGTCCCGGGACTGCTGCTGATGACCATCGGCAGCACCACGATCGGTACCGCGGTCTCGGTCTCCAACGACATGACCGAGGGCATCATCGCCCGCTTCCGGACCATGGCCATCCACCGGCCCTCGGTGCTCATCGGGCACGTCGTGGGCAGCGTGCTCCAGTGCGTGGTGAGCGTCGTCCTCGTCGGGGCCGTCGCGGCCGGCATCGGATTCCGCTCCACTGACGCCAACCTCATCGAGTGGATCGCGGCCTTCGGACTGCTCGTTCTCTTCGCCACCGCGCTCACCTGGATCGCCGTCGGCATGGGCCTGATCAGCCCGAACGCCGAGGCCGCCAGCAACAACGCGGTGCCCCTGATCCTGCTGCCGCTGCTGTCCAGCGCCTTCGTCCCGCTCAACGCGATGCCGGGCTGGTTCCAGCCCATCGCCGAGTACCAGCCCTTCACCCCGGCCATCGAGACCCTGCGCGGACTCCTGCTCGGCACCGAGATCGGCCACGACGGCTGGCTCGCCGTCGCCTGGTGCCTGGGGCTCACCGTCCTCGGCTACTTCTGGTCCACCTCGAAGTTCGACGACGACCCGAAGTGA
- a CDS encoding ATP-binding cassette domain-containing protein has protein sequence MTELAIAADGLRKSYGDKTVLDGVDIAVPDGTIFSLLGPNGAGKTTAVKILSTLISADRDSGQVRVGGHDLATEAQAIRAAIGVTGQFSAVDGLITGEENMLLMADLHHLGKREGRAVAAELLERFDLTEAAHKPASTYSGGMKRRLDIAMTLVGSPRIIFLDEPTTGLDPRSRHTMWQIIRELVTGGVTVFLTTQYLEEADQLADRIAVLNNGRIAAEGTAEELKRLIPGGHVRLRFTDPGAYQAAATALREASRDDDALALQIPSDGSQRELRSLLDWLDATGVEADELSVHTPDLDDVFFALTDTTDGTSVPAQSKETAR, from the coding sequence ATGACCGAACTGGCCATCGCGGCCGACGGGCTGCGCAAGTCCTACGGCGACAAGACCGTCCTCGACGGTGTCGACATCGCCGTTCCGGACGGCACGATCTTCTCCCTGCTCGGCCCGAACGGCGCGGGCAAGACCACCGCCGTCAAGATTCTCTCCACGCTCATCTCCGCCGACCGGGACAGCGGTCAGGTCCGGGTCGGCGGGCACGATCTCGCCACCGAGGCGCAGGCGATCCGCGCGGCGATCGGTGTCACGGGGCAGTTCTCCGCCGTGGACGGGCTGATCACGGGGGAGGAGAACATGCTCCTCATGGCCGACCTGCACCACCTCGGCAAGCGGGAAGGGCGGGCCGTGGCCGCCGAGTTGCTGGAGCGGTTCGATCTCACCGAGGCCGCGCACAAGCCCGCCTCCACCTACTCGGGCGGGATGAAGCGGCGGCTCGACATCGCCATGACCCTGGTCGGCAGTCCGCGGATCATCTTCCTCGACGAACCCACCACCGGCCTGGACCCGCGCTCCCGGCACACCATGTGGCAGATCATCCGGGAGCTGGTCACGGGCGGTGTGACCGTCTTCCTCACCACCCAGTACCTGGAGGAGGCCGACCAGCTCGCCGACCGCATCGCGGTGCTGAACAACGGCCGTATCGCCGCCGAAGGCACCGCCGAGGAGCTCAAGCGGCTCATCCCCGGCGGGCATGTCCGCCTCCGCTTCACCGACCCCGGCGCCTACCAGGCCGCGGCCACCGCGCTGCGCGAGGCATCCCGCGACGACGACGCGCTCGCGCTCCAGATCCCCAGCGACGGCAGCCAGCGCGAACTGCGCTCCCTGCTCGACTGGCTGGACGCCACCGGCGTCGAGGCCGACGAGCTGAGCGTGCACACCCCGGACCTCGACGACGTCTTCTTCGCCCTTACCGACACCACCGACGGAACCAGCGTTCCCGCCCAGTCCAAGGAGACTGCCCGATGA
- a CDS encoding DUF4097 family beta strand repeat-containing protein, whose translation MQKFDTPSAISTVLNIPAGRIQLIAADRTDTTVEIRPADPSKNRDVKAAELVEVGYSEGVLTVQVPESKNRLLGPSGSVEITVQLPAGSRIRAKTAAAELRGVGQLGDVSYDSAQGPVKLDEAATAQLTLADGDITIGRLNGPAELRTQRGDLRIAEAATGNVNLRTEQGDITVGAARGVSAALDAGTGYGRISNSLKNSGDAGLAIHATTSYGDITATSL comes from the coding sequence ATGCAGAAGTTCGACACCCCCTCCGCCATCTCCACCGTCCTGAACATCCCCGCCGGCCGTATCCAGCTCATCGCCGCCGACCGCACCGACACCACCGTCGAGATCCGCCCCGCCGACCCGTCCAAGAACCGCGACGTGAAGGCGGCCGAGCTGGTCGAGGTCGGCTACAGCGAGGGCGTGCTGACGGTCCAGGTCCCGGAGAGCAAGAACCGCCTCCTCGGCCCGAGCGGGTCCGTCGAGATCACCGTCCAGCTGCCCGCCGGCTCCCGTATCCGGGCCAAGACCGCCGCCGCCGAACTGCGGGGCGTGGGGCAGCTGGGTGACGTCAGCTACGACAGCGCCCAGGGCCCGGTCAAGCTCGACGAGGCCGCCACCGCCCAACTCACCCTCGCCGACGGCGACATCACCATCGGCCGCCTCAACGGCCCCGCCGAACTCCGCACCCAGCGCGGCGACCTCCGTATCGCCGAGGCCGCCACCGGCAACGTCAACCTCCGCACCGAGCAGGGCGACATCACCGTCGGCGCCGCGCGAGGCGTTTCCGCCGCGCTCGACGCCGGGACCGGATACGGCCGTATCAGCAACTCGCTGAAGAACAGCGGTGACGCCGGACTCGCCATCCATGCCACCACCAGCTACGGCGACATCACCGCCACCAGCCTCTGA